Genomic window (Nicotiana sylvestris chromosome 7, ASM39365v2, whole genome shotgun sequence):
AATGAATACATTGTCGGACTTTTACTTGTAACCACTTTTACGTTACAGTTGTGTcccttttatttgtttgtttttaaaGTGTTTCGTTTGCATGCTTATGTGAACAATCATTGCCTACATTCGGACGAGTTAAGTCGTCTGTTTCTGCATAACCTTTTCATCGTGATAGTTTTCTTAGACACTTTAATCAACTGTGACCTCCAAAAGGTTTCCAACTCATATTATATACTATAATTTTATGGGTTACTTCTCCTGAGAAACAACATTTTTGCCATTCAGGGTGAAGCAAAGGTGTACCTGAAGAGGGAGTAGAGTAGCAGTCAAGGACTGGTATTCACGTCGATGTCTCATTATATCCAGCCAACTAGTTAAATCTTCCAGAAAGCAATTTACAGAAACGCGTATTTTCCAGGGTATCATCATGATATGTTATCATTGGTAAATTTTGCAGTTCTTACTTTAGCTGGGAGGCCTTGTATATATAAGAGATATTTACTGTTCTGTATAATACCTAATTCCGGTTATGTGAATAACGTTCTTAGCCTGATAAatatattgttattgttgttcttCTGTTTAAATATACAAGCATTTTCTCGTTTTGAAACATTTCAAGATATTCGATACTACCTTATAACTTTCACTTCCAAAAATTCAAATTCATAAAactatttaaattttgaactttgGTCCGATGTTGTCTATCAAATTAACTTTTCAACCACTACTTTAATGTCTTCACTAATAAGATGTGAATTCAAATTAACAACTTAACATATATGTTCAATCAAATACTGTCATAAAAAACAAACGAGTATTATTACTGATCTCAATTTGAATTCAGAAACCCTGTCAACACAGAAAAAGTAAAACATGGGCTTCTGCAATTTTATAATCCTTCATTTTGCAAGCTCGAGATAAAATCCAAATGCATTGGGAACGCAACAAACGTTCATTCTCTTGTTCATCTTGTTATGTGTCTATCTCATACTGAATATGCAGAATTTTCTCTCTAGTATGAAGCACAGAAGAATTCCCCATGTAGTAAAGCCCGATGCGATGCCAAACAAGCTCTGAATTACACTGAGAAATACAGCGACGACCCTGCCAATAGTTTCTGTCATTTGCGCAAGTTATACTGTAACAGCCAGCTCCCACATTTAATCTAAAACCACAATTTCAATGATAGTGGCATCCACAGTACCTGCCTAGTATCCTAGTTCTTTTGCAGACCTTCCTTTATGAATGGCAAGATTACAGGCGTTAACTCAGCTTGATGTGAGGTATAACAATGATTGGCTCCTTCGATGATATGTAACTTGTGGTTTGGTATGATCTTATCGAACTCCAAAGCATCTTCCAAGGGAATAATTTCATCAGCAGACCCATGAACTGTCAATACCCTGTACAAGTGAAGTTCAGCAATTAGTACCTTAGATCTCATCGAGTCAATGGTGCATTAAAGGTGAAAAGATCAGAATAGAGATATATCGCCAACAATCAAGATGGCAGTGAGGTTAGAATGCTATCATACAAAAATCTCAATGgtaatgaaaaaaagagagagaagtaTTGACATAATGGAAGCAACATCAGTCCCACCTGCATCCTTTGTCAATTTGAAGGCATGCATCATGCATGTTTGTGTGAAGTCGATCCATTAAACTTTCCTCGGTAACACGGTAATCAACTTCTCCTACAAATAGAGAAGCATATTTTCAGTTCTCCATAGAAAATGGAAACCCTATGCATTTTCATTGTCCAAAACCCTACTATGTAGATGGGGAAGAAATGGTTATGATAGCCTAAATAATCATATAACATATCGAGCAAGAGGTTCTTACTTGTCATTGGAGCCTTACCCTGTCTAAGCTACTATTGTGGTTCATCTGCATCTTGGTCTCAAGAACCAAAGAGAGATCAAATACAAAGACTCAAGGCTCTTTTCTGAACGTGCATCCAGTAAATGCATTCAAGATATAGAAAATGAGAGTAGTTCCTGTACAACTGACTCATACCCCCTAACAAAAACTTAAGGAGCTTATAGAATCCCATAATAAAATAGAGCTATCTACAAAGCTCATGTCGAAGGGGGTAGATATATACAATATTAGTCAGAAAAGTAAAGAAAACAATTGCATAAAGGGTATAGGAAACTATAGAAATTGTGCCTTTTGACTCTTATCTCTCTTGAGACGTCAAACTTTTTAAAATATAGGCACGATACAGAAGTCGAGAAATCAGGGGCAGTTGTGGCATTCCCATACTGAGATTTGTCAtctaccaaatttcacatattcTTGGTAATCTGAATTAACACTGACTATAAAATGAGGAAAACGAAAAATTCCACTCTACGGGCAAAAGGGAAAATATTTATATGCATAAGTTGAATGAAGATTTGTGTCATTACCTGCTCTACTTTTAACATCAATAAAGCCATCTTTCTTGATTATTTCCAGGAAGTCCTCGCCCAGGCGCTCTGCAATGCCTTTCTCTAGATTGTAACGGCCAGACAAATTGACAATTGTGTGAACATCATGATACTTAGAAGCATATAGAAGCACAACATCCCCTCCTGCAACAGTTTATTTCTAATAATTAATCAACATACAAGAATATGACAAACGCCAACATTTCTTGTAATGTCATTAATAGAGAAAGACGAGGGCACAAAACAAAGTACATCATTATTGGCCTCCAGTAATTATTATGCAGGGataatttccattctttgcattGAGTTGATGAACTCTTTGAATTAGTATATTTTATTGGAGTAGAAAATTTTATGTCAAATCTAAGTATATAAATCCTTCTTGCTTGTCCTCTTCTCCTTGTAGAATGTGGGTTAGGAGCAGGGAATTCAACCATAAGGAGTTGTCATAGCTGATATTTCTCCCCCCGTATGGCCCTAGCAGTGAATATATGTAACCTACTTCTCCGTTTGTTCTGTTCTACCCATCAGCTTAAACCTTGGTGGGCAGAGTTACTCAGTCCTTGTGCTGGTGTGTCGTAGCAGACTAGCAGGTATACTAGCAGGTACCTGGTGGAATAGTCAAGGTGCGCACAAGCTGGCACAGACACACTGTTAACAGACAGTTTTCTGTCTGTTCTCGGGACAGCTAATTTCAAAATTAATAAGGGGTGCAAGAGCAGCTAGCcgatatctttttttttttctttctttttttcttgtatAATTATAATGATAACTAGCTGATATAATCTAAAAGGAACAAAGGACTTTAGCATATTTTAGCACCTTGAgatgcttttctcttttctctttcttcttgaACTTTGATTTTGCAGTTACGCATTAACAGGATTTATGAAGAAGAGCCATAATATGATTACGTGGGAGAAGGAATATGCATGTCTGATATCAAAAGGTAAAATTATCACATCCAGAGAAGACCAATAAGAAAAAACCCTAAAGCATAATAGTTTCACATGCAAACCCTCTTTCTTCAACATAGTGTGCAAAATACTCTTGATATACTATACAACTCTTGGCAAAAGTTGACACACCTTTACTATGTCCAAGGACTGCTGTTACTTTGCGGTTTGCTCCATTAAAATATTCAACCACAGAATGCAAGTCATCCGCCTCTCTACGGTAGTTACCATACTGAAATGAACCTTCACTTTCACTAGAAAGCAGTTGAGAATGTACAACCAAGAATTGTGAAAGAATTAATGTTAGTCATTGCAAACAGAAATTTGGGACAACAAATCTATGAAAGCAGTGATGATGAGAGAGAAAGTTAATCAACAAGAaatatggagtagaaatgatgtAACATCTTGCTCTTTGACCCATTGTATTGACCTCTAGTTAGGTAAGTACTTCAAGGTACCTTACTGTCTCTACAAGAAATCAACAAAGAGAAGCATTTGATGCAGATATTTCAGAATTTTTTACCAACCATTGCCACATTGGAATAATGATTTATTCCCTTAGGGCAAAAGGGCTCACAGTTAATCTTTATTTGGAGGTTAAAAGCCTCTATAGTTGCAGGCAGTTGCAGTATATAATATGAACCAATGCCGAGAGAGAAGTACAAGCAATAGATTAGTAACAGACTGAATATTAGTTCCTTACCAGATATAATTGCACATTCTTTTCATAATAAGAAGGAATAAGAAGAAGATACCGCTCACCACAATAACAATAGTCTGCCTATAGAGCATTCAgaataataaacaaaaaaaaaaactatcccTTTATATAGACATTGCCTGAACAGTATGGATGGTCCTTTTAGTACCAAAGGCTTACCCATTTCCAGGAAAATCAAAGCGGAATGCACTGATTCCTTCTTTCTCCATAGCAACAGCAAGGTTCACCATAGTGTAGAAGTCCTATCAACAGAAACACAATGAAAAGTTAGATGCTTCACAAGCAACTCTCCCACCATCAAACAGACTACATATATACTGATAAAGAAGCATGGACAAAAAAACATCTGCTATTGGACTTAAACCAAAAATTTTATCTTGTCAAATCATGCAAGAAAGCAAAGGAGTCAGTAATTGCTTCAATCATGAACTTAAGAATATACTTTCCTCCATACCATCTATCATAGCTCTACACTGATCTTATATAACATTTGACTTCAATTTTATTCATTCCCGAAAAGTCAGATAAGATAATTTGCTAATAGTTCAGAGCTCCATTCTAAATATAGCCAAATCAAAGTTGTAATTTCTATTGTTATCTAGAGCATCACTTGAAAATATAGTCATAATAATTTGCTCGACAGGGTGGAAGGTGAACCTACAAGCACTACATCATGTTGACACAAGTAATTCTCAAACTACCGCTCATATTCGTCTTTGTATAACTAGATGTCGTGCAATCTTCATGAGGTTGAGCCCTAGCCAAATTCTGATGCTCGACTGGTATAACCCAATGTGCCTTTCCAAGGACATCGCTCAAACTAGATCTATTTTCCTCAATAAGAGACTAAACATTAATATCAAGAAACCCCATGCAGGATCAAGTAAATATGGAAAATCACCAATCCATTAAAAATCAACGAAAATTTTGTTAACGGATATGTGAAGCAGCAATGGATGCTGAAAAGAATACAGATAGTTGAAAATTCAAGGGTGCAATATAACAGCTAATGTAGCAGAAGAAACATAGTAGACATGGTAATAGTTCAAACCTTGGAGGATCTGAATCCATGACACAAAACCACTATCTCCACCGATCCAGTATCATGCAACACACCAACTAGTTTCTCATTGTGTTGGTTCAGCACTGTAATTTTCTTCTGCACAGCTGCTGAACATCAGGACACATGCATCAGTAAGAATGTCAGAACATATGTTATTAGTTGACAAGGAATCCGCATTCCCTCTTTCACCAGTATAAGCAGATTGATGAATATATCGTAgcgcttttaagttttaattggTATCAGGCTCCCATATTGAAAATGAAGAGGAGTATTTAAGCTTTC
Coding sequences:
- the LOC104245287 gene encoding uncharacterized protein isoform X3; translated protein: MAQNPAAVQKKITVLNQHNEKLVGVLHDTGSVEIVVLCHGFRSSKDFYTMVNLAVAMEKEGISAFRFDFPGNGESEGSFQYGNYRREADDLHSVVEYFNGANRKVTAVLGHSKGGDVVLLYASKYHDVHTIVNLSGRYNLEKGIAERLGEDFLEIIKKDGFIDVKSRAGEVDYRVTEESLMDRLHTNMHDACLQIDKGCRVLTVHGSADEIIPLEDALEFDKIIPNHKLHIIEGANHCYTSHQAELTPVILPFIKEGLQKN
- the LOC104245287 gene encoding uncharacterized protein isoform X4 — encoded protein: MAQNPAVQKKITVLNQHNEKLVGVLHDTGSVEIVVLCHGFRSSKDFYTMVNLAVAMEKEGISAFRFDFPGNGESEGSFQYGNYRREADDLHSVVEYFNGANRKVTAVLGHSKGGDVVLLYASKYHDVHTIVNLSGRYNLEKGIAERLGEDFLEIIKKDGFIDVKSRAGEVDYRVTEESLMDRLHTNMHDACLQIDKGCRVLTVHGSADEIIPLEDALEFDKIIPNHKLHIIEGANHCYTSHQAELTPVILPFIKEGLQKN
- the LOC104245287 gene encoding uncharacterized protein isoform X2 gives rise to the protein MGILAYNFNVVSPNFVLQKRPLFSEFSLPQVRVNPSRRRNITFRVAFNMAQNPAVQKKITVLNQHNEKLVGVLHDTGSVEIVVLCHGFRSSKDFYTMVNLAVAMEKEGISAFRFDFPGNGESEGSFQYGNYRREADDLHSVVEYFNGANRKVTAVLGHSKGGDVVLLYASKYHDVHTIVNLSGRYNLEKGIAERLGEDFLEIIKKDGFIDVKSRAGEVDYRVTEESLMDRLHTNMHDACLQIDKGCRVLTVHGSADEIIPLEDALEFDKIIPNHKLHIIEGANHCYTSHQAELTPVILPFIKEGLQKN
- the LOC104245287 gene encoding uncharacterized protein isoform X1; the protein is MGILAYNFNVVSPNFVLQKRPLFSEFSLPQVRVNPSRRRNITFRVAFNMAQNPAAVQKKITVLNQHNEKLVGVLHDTGSVEIVVLCHGFRSSKDFYTMVNLAVAMEKEGISAFRFDFPGNGESEGSFQYGNYRREADDLHSVVEYFNGANRKVTAVLGHSKGGDVVLLYASKYHDVHTIVNLSGRYNLEKGIAERLGEDFLEIIKKDGFIDVKSRAGEVDYRVTEESLMDRLHTNMHDACLQIDKGCRVLTVHGSADEIIPLEDALEFDKIIPNHKLHIIEGANHCYTSHQAELTPVILPFIKEGLQKN